One window of Thalassovita mediterranea genomic DNA carries:
- a CDS encoding FMN-binding glutamate synthase family protein, with product MYRFLPLIASLSMLALFCAMLPVSPFFWVGVLLMGGLSLLGVYDFFQTSHTLWRNFPIVARIRWIAEELRPFFRSYIVESDTEGRPFNHEDRAMVYRRAKDVSSVEPFGSQLDFEHPPYEWLSHSIAARHPTDREPRVTVGAPGTAKPYRASVLNISAMSFGSLGAHAIEALNRGAAKGGFYHDTGEGGVSRYHRAGGGDLVWELGSGYFGCRAKDGSFDPAQFAETAASDQIKMIEIKLSQGAKPGHGGVLPGNKVTAEIAEARGIPIGETCYSPAAHTAFSTPKEMMDFIAQLRELSGGKPVGIKLCVGNRWEVLALCKAMMQTGIMPDFVVVDGAEGGTGAAPAEFMDHIGAPLRQGLVLVRNALVGCDLKQHVRVAASGKQISAFSMAASMALGADWINTARGFMFSLGCIQSLNCHNNTCPTGIATTDKGRQRGLVVSDKAERVYNFHRNTIKALMEVVGSAGCEHPGELTPRHIMHKVTQDVAQPAHRAYNLLEPGVLISGAEDTHLAREWAMAQADSFAPLRID from the coding sequence ATGTATCGTTTCCTTCCGCTGATCGCCTCTCTTTCCATGCTCGCGCTATTCTGCGCCATGCTTCCGGTCAGTCCGTTTTTCTGGGTCGGTGTCCTTCTGATGGGCGGGCTGTCATTGCTCGGCGTCTATGATTTCTTCCAGACGAGCCACACGCTGTGGCGAAACTTCCCGATTGTGGCCCGCATACGCTGGATTGCTGAGGAGCTACGCCCCTTCTTCCGTTCCTATATCGTTGAAAGCGACACCGAAGGGCGCCCCTTCAACCATGAGGACAGGGCGATGGTGTATCGCCGCGCCAAGGACGTCTCCTCGGTTGAGCCGTTCGGCAGCCAGCTTGATTTCGAGCATCCGCCATATGAGTGGCTTTCCCACTCGATTGCAGCCCGCCACCCGACTGACCGCGAGCCACGTGTGACGGTTGGCGCGCCGGGCACGGCGAAGCCATACCGGGCCAGCGTGTTGAACATCTCGGCGATGAGCTTTGGATCGCTAGGCGCGCACGCCATAGAGGCGCTGAACCGCGGCGCAGCGAAAGGCGGCTTTTATCATGACACGGGAGAGGGCGGTGTTTCCAGGTATCACCGCGCCGGCGGCGGTGACCTCGTCTGGGAGCTGGGGTCCGGCTATTTCGGCTGCCGCGCCAAGGATGGCAGTTTCGACCCTGCCCAGTTCGCAGAGACGGCTGCCAGCGACCAGATCAAGATGATCGAGATCAAGCTCAGCCAGGGCGCAAAGCCCGGCCATGGCGGCGTCCTGCCGGGCAACAAGGTCACGGCGGAAATTGCTGAAGCACGCGGCATCCCGATCGGTGAGACCTGCTACTCTCCGGCCGCCCACACGGCATTCTCCACGCCCAAGGAGATGATGGATTTCATCGCCCAGCTGCGTGAGCTTTCGGGCGGCAAGCCCGTCGGCATCAAGCTATGTGTTGGCAATCGTTGGGAAGTCCTCGCGCTTTGCAAGGCGATGATGCAGACCGGGATCATGCCGGATTTCGTCGTCGTCGACGGCGCTGAAGGCGGCACGGGCGCAGCCCCGGCAGAGTTCATGGACCATATCGGCGCCCCGCTCCGTCAAGGGCTCGTCCTGGTTCGTAACGCGCTGGTCGGCTGTGACCTGAAACAGCATGTCCGCGTCGCCGCCAGCGGCAAGCAGATCTCGGCCTTCTCGATGGCTGCCTCGATGGCGCTCGGCGCGGACTGGATCAATACGGCGCGCGGTTTCATGTTTTCGCTTGGCTGTATCCAGTCGCTCAACTGCCACAACAATACCTGCCCGACCGGGATCGCGACGACAGACAAGGGCCGCCAGCGTGGTCTGGTCGTTTCGGACAAGGCAGAGCGCGTCTATAATTTTCACCGCAACACGATCAAGGCGCTGATGGAGGTTGTCGGCTCGGCCGGGTGCGAGCATCCCGGCGAGCTGACGCCGCGCCACATCATGCACAAGGTCACCCAGGACGTCGCCCAGCCCGCACACCGTGCCTACAATCTGCTGGAGCCGGGGGTGCTGATATCCGGCGCCGAGGACACGCATCTGGCGCGTGAGTGGGCCATGGCGCAGGCCGATAGTTTTGCGCCGCTTCGGATCGACTAG
- a CDS encoding PBP1A family penicillin-binding protein, translating to MAGKSNFGSPGDRPPTYDGRERRSGRGILAGRPILTWSLVVAFALMLIGLLAGWIYVQSLYRGMPSLPTTEQLWAKGREQAIEFVDRDGDTIAIRGPRYGRAVRVEELPPHVAQAFIAAEDKRFYEHNGADTQAIIRAAWANFTSGETVSGASTITQQLIKNLVLTPEQTLRRKAQEVRLARELEERLSKDEILELYLNRIYFGAGFYGLGAASRFYFGKAPEELTVGEASLLATLPQAPSRLALTNNMTDAKQRQAYVLREMVAAGFLTQSQAERAATEQVELAEPPARDPQFGYALDAATERVNEILPSLPGDLVVTLTIDADLQARINDAFDKRMEEEGAGQNAGQAAGILMDEKGRILAMYGGVDYTENQFNRATQARRQPGSAFKPFVYAAAIRQGLTPYDVRRDQPTTIDGWSPQNYSRNYAGPMTLTEALQDSVNTIAAQLGQEVGEENIISLIKSLGVSGEFQPFPSIALGSQGMNLRDLVRGYGAFMTGGTRVDPYLIERISNSRGDVLYERPAYDPQRVMNQRDAETMVAMMERVITDGTGKRAQLEGWQVAGKTGTSQDWRDAWFVGFSAARLGGVWVGNDDDTPMTRVTGGGLPATLWHDMMVIAHEELEPQPLAGAGSLVTLSPQTRRRIAFYRDVGAAFSATQ from the coding sequence TTGGCCGGCAAATCGAACTTCGGATCGCCAGGAGATCGCCCGCCGACTTATGACGGTCGAGAGCGGCGTTCCGGGCGCGGCATACTCGCGGGCCGCCCCATCCTGACATGGAGCCTGGTGGTCGCCTTTGCCCTTATGCTGATCGGGCTGCTGGCCGGCTGGATATACGTGCAGAGCCTCTATCGCGGCATGCCGAGCCTGCCGACCACAGAGCAACTCTGGGCGAAAGGCCGTGAGCAGGCCATCGAATTTGTCGACCGCGACGGGGATACGATTGCGATCCGCGGCCCTCGCTATGGCCGCGCCGTGCGCGTCGAGGAACTACCGCCGCACGTCGCACAGGCTTTCATCGCCGCCGAGGACAAACGCTTCTACGAGCATAATGGCGCCGACACGCAGGCCATCATCCGCGCGGCCTGGGCGAACTTCACGTCCGGCGAGACGGTCTCCGGCGCGTCCACGATCACCCAGCAGCTGATCAAGAACCTCGTCCTGACGCCAGAGCAGACCCTTCGCCGCAAGGCGCAGGAAGTCCGTCTTGCGCGGGAGCTGGAAGAACGTCTCTCCAAGGATGAGATCCTTGAGCTCTATCTTAACCGCATCTATTTCGGCGCGGGCTTCTACGGCCTTGGCGCGGCGTCGCGTTTCTATTTCGGCAAGGCACCTGAAGAGCTGACCGTTGGCGAAGCGTCACTTCTGGCGACATTGCCACAGGCTCCGTCCCGCCTTGCGCTGACCAACAATATGACGGACGCGAAACAGCGTCAGGCCTATGTCCTTCGCGAGATGGTCGCAGCTGGTTTCCTGACGCAATCGCAGGCCGAACGCGCCGCCACTGAACAGGTCGAACTGGCTGAACCACCTGCCCGTGACCCACAGTTCGGCTATGCGCTCGATGCCGCCACTGAACGCGTGAACGAAATCCTGCCTAGCCTGCCGGGCGACCTGGTCGTGACCCTTACCATTGATGCCGACCTTCAGGCGCGCATCAACGATGCCTTCGACAAGCGTATGGAGGAGGAAGGCGCCGGCCAGAATGCAGGTCAGGCCGCTGGCATCCTGATGGATGAAAAGGGCCGTATTCTCGCCATGTATGGCGGCGTCGACTATACCGAGAACCAGTTCAACCGGGCGACGCAGGCGCGTCGCCAGCCGGGCTCTGCATTCAAACCCTTCGTATACGCCGCCGCAATCCGTCAGGGGCTAACGCCTTACGATGTGCGCCGGGACCAGCCGACGACGATCGACGGATGGTCGCCGCAGAACTATTCGCGCAACTATGCGGGGCCGATGACGCTGACCGAAGCGCTGCAGGATTCGGTCAACACGATTGCCGCGCAGCTCGGTCAGGAAGTCGGTGAAGAGAATATTATCTCCCTCATCAAGTCGCTCGGCGTGAGCGGGGAGTTCCAGCCCTTCCCCTCCATCGCGCTGGGCAGCCAAGGCATGAATCTACGCGATCTGGTGCGCGGCTACGGCGCCTTCATGACCGGCGGCACGCGGGTCGATCCATACCTTATAGAACGCATCTCAAACTCGCGCGGCGACGTCCTCTACGAGCGGCCCGCCTATGATCCGCAGCGGGTGATGAACCAGCGTGATGCTGAGACCATGGTCGCCATGATGGAGCGCGTCATCACCGATGGCACGGGCAAGCGCGCCCAGCTTGAAGGCTGGCAGGTTGCTGGCAAGACGGGCACCAGCCAGGACTGGCGCGATGCATGGTTTGTCGGCTTTTCCGCCGCACGCCTGGGCGGTGTCTGGGTCGGCAATGATGACGATACGCCCATGACCCGCGTCACTGGCGGTGGCCTTCCAGCAACGCTTTGGCATGACATGATGGTGATCGCCCATGAAGAGCTTGAGCCTCAGCCGCTGGCCGGTGCAGGCTCTCTCGTGACGCTGTCGCCGCAGACGCGCCGCCGCATCGCTTTCTACCGTGATGTCGGCGCGGCCTTCTCAGCGACGCAGTAG
- the purB gene encoding adenylosuccinate lyase — MIERYARPEMTAIWSPESKYGIWLEIETLAAEAMEELGQIPEGTSKAVRDKASFEVARIDEIEAEVKHDVIAFLTNVAEHVGEPARFLHKGMTSSDVLDTCLNVQLVRASDLLLVGMDRVLAALKKRAEEHRYTPKIGRSHGIHAEPTTFGVTLATFYAEFARGRERLVAARKEVATCAISGAVGTFANIDPRVEEHVAEKLGLAAEPVSTQVIPRDRHAMFFATLGVIASSVERLATEIRHLQRTEVLEAEEFFSKGQKGSSAMPHKRNPVLTENLTGLARLIRSAVTPALENVALWHERDISHSSVERGIGPDATIHMDFALHRLAGVVENLLIYPDRMMSNMMRLGGLHNSQRVLLALVEAGVSREDSYRLVQRNAMRTWAGEGAFLEFLKGDDEVSSKLSDAELEALFDLDYHFKRVDLIFDRVFK, encoded by the coding sequence ATGATTGAACGCTATGCCCGCCCGGAGATGACCGCGATCTGGTCGCCTGAAAGCAAGTACGGCATCTGGCTGGAGATCGAGACACTCGCCGCCGAAGCCATGGAAGAGCTCGGCCAGATCCCGGAAGGCACCTCGAAAGCTGTTCGCGACAAGGCGAGCTTTGAGGTCGCCCGCATCGACGAGATCGAGGCAGAGGTCAAACATGATGTCATCGCCTTCCTGACCAATGTCGCCGAACATGTCGGAGAGCCTGCCCGCTTCCTGCACAAGGGCATGACCTCGTCTGACGTGCTCGACACCTGCCTCAATGTTCAGCTGGTGCGCGCCTCTGACCTGCTTCTGGTTGGCATGGACCGTGTTCTGGCCGCGCTGAAGAAGCGCGCCGAAGAGCACAGATACACGCCGAAGATCGGCCGCAGCCACGGCATCCACGCAGAGCCGACCACCTTTGGTGTCACGCTGGCGACTTTCTATGCAGAGTTTGCGCGTGGCCGGGAGCGCCTCGTCGCCGCGCGCAAGGAAGTCGCGACCTGCGCCATTTCAGGCGCTGTCGGCACGTTCGCCAATATTGATCCGCGCGTTGAGGAACATGTTGCCGAAAAGCTCGGCCTCGCCGCAGAGCCTGTCTCGACGCAGGTCATTCCGCGCGACCGTCATGCCATGTTCTTTGCAACGCTCGGCGTGATTGCCTCATCGGTAGAGCGTCTCGCGACCGAAATCCGCCACCTGCAGCGCACTGAAGTTCTGGAAGCGGAGGAGTTCTTCTCCAAAGGCCAGAAGGGCAGCTCCGCCATGCCGCACAAGCGTAACCCGGTGCTGACCGAAAACCTGACGGGCCTTGCGCGCCTGATCCGCTCTGCCGTGACCCCTGCGCTGGAGAACGTCGCCCTCTGGCATGAGCGGGACATCTCCCACTCGTCGGTCGAGCGAGGCATTGGTCCTGATGCGACGATCCACATGGATTTTGCGCTGCATCGCCTTGCGGGCGTCGTTGAGAACCTGCTGATCTATCCAGACCGCATGATGTCCAACATGATGCGTCTTGGCGGCCTGCATAACTCGCAGCGCGTGCTGCTCGCCCTGGTCGAAGCCGGTGTCAGCCGTGAGGACTCCTACCGCCTCGTCCAGCGCAATGCGATGCGCACCTGGGCGGGTGAAGGGGCGTTCCTCGAGTTTCTGAAGGGCGATGATGAGGTCTCCTCGAAGCTCAGCGATGCAGAGCTCGAAGCGCTGTTCGACCTCGACTACCACTTCAAGCGCGTCGACCTGATTTTCGACCGGGTGTTCAAGTAA
- a CDS encoding acyl-CoA/acyl-ACP dehydrogenase, which produces MTFVLTEDQEMLRDTAVNFTRDELPVKHLRALRDAGKNGVDPEARQKLAELGFFGVLIPEEYDGVEMSMTAFGQVMEAQGRTLASTPLLQTACIGASAILLGGTEAQKKEWLPKIAAGEVTTALALDETSHHNPAGVATEAERDGQGYTLNGAKKYVQDGHHADVFIVVARTFGEAGDSHGLTLFLVPRDAKGLTVQALKTVDSHGAAHLTLDGVHVDDSHVLGAPDKGMDLLEPVLDRGRIALAAEMLGSSLAAFEMTHEYMQTRKQFGQLIGSFQALQHRAAKMFTELELTTSCIAAALAAVDSQRNDIAELASLAKARASETVHLVSNETVQLHGGIGMTDDHDSGFYMKRARVQEALLGSASFHRDRYARLNGY; this is translated from the coding sequence ATGACCTTCGTACTGACTGAAGACCAGGAGATGCTGCGCGATACCGCAGTGAACTTCACGCGTGACGAGCTGCCGGTGAAGCACCTTCGCGCGCTTCGCGATGCGGGCAAGAACGGCGTCGATCCTGAGGCCCGCCAGAAGCTCGCAGAGCTCGGCTTTTTCGGGGTCCTGATTCCGGAAGAATATGATGGCGTCGAAATGAGCATGACCGCTTTTGGTCAGGTCATGGAAGCCCAGGGACGCACGCTCGCCTCGACCCCTCTCCTGCAGACCGCCTGCATCGGCGCCAGTGCCATCCTTCTGGGGGGCACCGAAGCGCAGAAGAAAGAGTGGCTACCGAAGATCGCAGCTGGCGAAGTGACGACCGCTCTGGCCCTCGACGAGACGAGCCATCACAATCCTGCGGGCGTCGCCACTGAAGCAGAGCGTGACGGCCAGGGCTACACGCTGAACGGCGCCAAGAAATACGTCCAGGACGGCCACCATGCCGATGTGTTCATCGTTGTGGCGCGTACATTCGGTGAAGCAGGCGACAGCCACGGCCTGACGCTTTTCCTCGTCCCGCGCGATGCCAAGGGGCTGACGGTTCAGGCACTCAAGACGGTCGACAGCCACGGCGCAGCGCACCTCACGCTGGACGGTGTCCACGTCGATGACAGTCACGTGCTGGGTGCGCCAGACAAGGGCATGGATCTGCTTGAGCCTGTGCTCGACCGTGGCCGCATCGCGCTCGCGGCTGAAATGCTCGGTTCATCGCTCGCTGCTTTCGAAATGACGCATGAGTACATGCAGACGCGTAAGCAGTTCGGCCAGCTGATCGGCTCGTTCCAGGCCCTGCAGCACCGTGCGGCAAAGATGTTCACTGAGCTGGAGCTGACCACGTCATGCATCGCGGCGGCGCTTGCTGCCGTCGACAGCCAGCGCAATGACATTGCGGAACTCGCTAGCCTCGCAAAGGCGCGTGCCAGCGAGACCGTGCATCTCGTGTCGAACGAGACGGTGCAGCTGCATGGCGGCATCGGCATGACCGACGATCACGATTCCGGTTTCTACATGAAGCGGGCGCGTGTTCAGGAAGCGCTGCTGGGCTCTGCGAGCTTCCATCGCGATCGCTACGCAAGGCTTAACGGCTATTAG
- a CDS encoding alanine:cation symporter family protein, whose product MLDFLNDLINGKILIAVLIPLGLIFTIWSRGVQFRLFGSMFSVLGQGFQHETDQPSSFQALALSVAGRVGGGNIAGVAAALALGGPGAIFWMWVVGLVGMATSYFECTLAQVYKQKEPNGDFRGGPAYYIKHGLGKKLGKAGPVLGFVYSLLLLVTFGFAFICFQSFATTSSIDSAFGAPRLWSGIGLGIVVSLVIFGGVRRIASVAEIIVPVMAVFYALLGLYVLLTHIPQIPGALSTIVMSAFGFNEAVAGGIGGAIMMGVNRGLFSNEAGLGSAPNVAAAAYVEHPAQQGMVQSLSVFIDTIIMCTVTALIIILSAQSYIGVDDEVQGVLTQLALADHVGGWAEYFIAFALFLFAFSSIMYSYYLGENAVDYYIPDNMVAVYVYRFMVIGFVLLGSTIQLGDVLSFSDVTMGLLAMVNLFAVALLFPIGLRIMKDFDAQRKAGVKVPIFDPDKFSDLNIDKSAWQLTERLGGPADTEKT is encoded by the coding sequence ATGCTCGATTTTCTGAACGACCTCATCAACGGCAAAATTCTCATCGCCGTTCTCATTCCACTGGGTCTCATTTTTACCATCTGGTCCAGAGGGGTACAGTTCAGGCTGTTCGGGTCCATGTTTTCCGTCCTTGGACAGGGGTTCCAGCACGAAACGGACCAACCGTCATCCTTTCAGGCGCTGGCGCTGTCAGTCGCGGGCCGTGTCGGTGGTGGTAACATCGCCGGTGTAGCCGCCGCGCTCGCACTTGGCGGGCCGGGCGCAATCTTCTGGATGTGGGTTGTCGGCCTTGTCGGCATGGCGACCAGCTATTTCGAATGTACGCTTGCGCAGGTCTACAAACAGAAAGAGCCGAATGGCGATTTTCGCGGTGGCCCGGCCTATTACATCAAGCACGGTCTTGGGAAGAAACTCGGCAAGGCAGGCCCCGTCCTCGGCTTTGTCTATTCCCTGCTTCTGCTCGTCACCTTTGGTTTCGCGTTCATCTGCTTCCAGAGCTTTGCAACGACCAGCTCGATCGATTCAGCCTTTGGCGCGCCGCGCCTCTGGTCGGGGATTGGTCTCGGTATCGTGGTCAGCCTTGTGATCTTTGGCGGTGTGCGCCGCATCGCGAGTGTCGCTGAGATCATCGTGCCGGTCATGGCCGTCTTCTATGCGCTGCTCGGCCTCTATGTGCTGCTGACCCATATCCCGCAGATCCCGGGTGCGCTCTCAACCATCGTGATGAGCGCCTTTGGCTTCAATGAAGCGGTTGCCGGCGGTATTGGCGGGGCGATCATGATGGGCGTCAATCGCGGGCTCTTCTCCAACGAAGCTGGCCTCGGCTCTGCGCCAAACGTGGCGGCCGCCGCCTATGTCGAGCATCCGGCCCAGCAGGGCATGGTGCAGTCGCTGTCCGTCTTCATCGACACGATCATCATGTGCACGGTGACCGCGCTGATCATCATCCTGTCGGCGCAGTCCTATATCGGTGTCGATGATGAGGTTCAGGGCGTGCTGACCCAGCTTGCGCTGGCTGATCACGTTGGCGGCTGGGCAGAGTATTTCATCGCTTTCGCGCTCTTCCTCTTCGCTTTCTCGTCGATCATGTATTCCTATTATCTCGGTGAGAATGCGGTCGACTATTACATCCCGGACAATATGGTCGCGGTCTATGTCTACCGCTTCATGGTGATCGGCTTCGTCCTGCTCGGGTCGACGATCCAGCTTGGCGACGTGCTCAGTTTCAGCGACGTAACCATGGGGCTCCTGGCGATGGTGAACCTGTTCGCCGTGGCGCTGCTCTTCCCGATTGGCCTGCGGATCATGAAGGATTTCGACGCCCAGCGGAAAGCCGGCGTGAAAGTTCCGATCTTCGACCCAGACAAGTTCAGCGATCTCAATATCGACAAGTCGGCCTGGCAGCTGACCGAACGTCTTGGCGGGCCTGCGGATACAGAAAAGACGTAG
- a CDS encoding nuclear transport factor 2 family protein, which translates to MTLPETVQAFFDLPKPATTGQIEAIFVPGAHVRDEARDYHGIEAITTWWRETNETTPFTAVPKSLEENGPVLLVRAEVSGSFQGSPVILGHHFTLRGGKIEELEIK; encoded by the coding sequence ATGACCTTACCTGAAACCGTGCAGGCCTTCTTTGACCTGCCAAAGCCAGCGACCACCGGCCAGATAGAGGCGATTTTTGTGCCTGGTGCCCATGTGCGCGACGAAGCGCGCGATTATCATGGGATTGAGGCAATCACCACGTGGTGGCGTGAGACGAATGAGACCACGCCTTTTACCGCAGTACCGAAGTCACTTGAGGAGAATGGCCCTGTGCTCCTCGTCCGCGCTGAAGTGTCGGGCAGCTTTCAGGGCAGCCCTGTCATTCTCGGCCACCATTTCACGCTGCGCGGTGGCAAGATCGAGGAGCTTGAAATCAAATGA
- a CDS encoding helix-turn-helix transcriptional regulator encodes MTSTDKKVGYSPPGKKREYTQESAAEGVEEIIRMLEGKWKLVILFHLFGGNLLRFSELERAIPAISQKMLIQQLRQLEGDGIVRRIVHPEVPPRVEYCMTDWGQSLCPALDALLTWAENRPAVGDEPENPAA; translated from the coding sequence ATGACAAGTACAGACAAAAAAGTGGGGTACTCACCTCCAGGTAAGAAACGCGAATACACTCAGGAATCGGCTGCAGAAGGCGTTGAAGAAATTATCCGCATGCTCGAGGGCAAGTGGAAACTCGTGATCCTTTTCCATCTATTTGGCGGCAACCTGCTGCGATTTTCGGAACTCGAACGCGCCATCCCTGCAATCTCCCAGAAGATGCTTATCCAGCAGCTGCGGCAGCTTGAAGGTGATGGCATCGTCCGCCGGATCGTCCACCCCGAAGTCCCGCCGCGGGTAGAGTACTGCATGACCGACTGGGGGCAGTCCCTTTGTCCTGCGCTCGATGCCCTGCTGACCTGGGCTGAAAATCGGCCTGCCGTTGGGGATGAACCGGAAAACCCGGCAGCCTAG